A region of the Cytophagia bacterium CHB2 genome:
TAACGTTTCAGAATGTTGAATTTTTGCCCACCTCAAGTTTTAATCGCGTGCCGCTAATCATCTCCAAAATAAGTATGCAAGCTTGCTGCCTAAAACTGAGCAGATGAATCCAGCTAGATGAATGATTCTCTGGCACGTTTCCTCTTGGGAGAATATCCGCAATCACCGAACCTTTTGCTGCGGGAAAACTGACCCGCCACATAAGCGCTGAAAATTATCCAACACACTGGCTTGTCGGAGATTTTATGAAATGCTGGCATGCTGCTTGCTATAGTTTTGTTTCAACATTACAACTGAAATTCGGAAGCTTCAAATTTTCAGCACACTTTTAAAGATAGGCGAACGGCTTTTACTCTTTTGTGTTTCTCCACGACAGATTCGCAATTCCAGCGGGTTGAAGTTATTCTTACTCCAAATATTGAGGGCGCCTGAAGCGAACTAAAGCTTTGCAGGCAGGACGAGTACAGTACATTTTGAAAGGAAAAAACAATGGCACACGGCAACCATGTTTCAAAAAAATCATCTCACCTCTTTAGGGAGGCAAAAAGAGCAGTCGTTTTTTTGACTGCGTTAGCAGGTGTCATGCAAGGCCAACCCATGTTGCTGGCTCAAAGCATTCCGGAGACGATTACCGTCAATTCCAGGGTGAGCACCTCCGCAGTTCCGGGTGACGCCGACGACCCGGCGATTTGGGTACACCCCACCGACCCGGCCAAGAGCGTCATCATCGGCTCCGACAAGGAAGATGAGGGCGGCTTGTATGTTTGGGATATAAGCGGCAAGCAACTCCAATATGTGCCTTTGGGAAATCCGAACAATGTCGATGTACGTTACGGCATGCGCATTGGCGGCCAGCTTGTCGACATTGTAGTGACCAACTTGCGCTCCAATCCAAAGCAGATCAAAGTTTTTAAAGTGAATCCGGCTGATGGAACTCTCACCGATGTTACCACCAGCGGCGGCATCCTAACCCCGCAACTGGATGATCCCTACGGAATCTGCCTTTACAAACGGCCTTCTGACGGCGCTATGTTCGTTATCGAAAGCACACAATCCGGCGCGACCGAAAATCTCCATCAATATCGTTTGGAAGACGACGGGACGGGCAAGGTGAAGGGAACGTATGTCAGGGCGATCGGCAACGGCGTCATTGTAGACTTCGTCGAAGGTATTGTCGCAGACGACGAGTTGGGTTATATCTATGCTTCGGATGAACCGAACGCGATTCGCAAGTTCTACGCCGATCCCGATCGCGGTGACAACAATCAAATCGTTGCCTTTGGCGCCGGCGATGGCATCACTGGTGATCGCGAGGGGTTGGGAATTTATAAATGCCCGGGCGGCGCCGGCTATATCGTTGCTTCAAGTCAAGGGAATAGCACAGTTAAAATTTACCGGCGCGAAGGCGAGCCTGGCGATCCTCACAAGCATACGCTGCTCACCACGATCGTAACGAACGGCTCTTCAGAAACGGATGGTCTCGACATCACCAACATGCCAACCTCCGCCAATTTCCCCAACGGCTTTTTGGTGAAGCATGACGCCCCCGGCAGACGCTTCGTTCTTTATGCTTGGGAGGATATTGCCCAAACCTATTTGAACATTTGTCCCGGAAGTACTCCCAGCGCGGTTGGCGGCGAGGGCGCAAGCATATTGCCGGAAGCCTTCAGGCTCGAGCAGAATTATCCCAATCCATTTCGGCCCGGCGCGGAATTGACTTTGGCAGGAAATTCCGCTACGACGATTCCGTTCCGCCTCGACCACACTGCCAATGTCACGCTTACGATTATCAATTTGACCGGGCAAATCGTGCGCACGCTGGCGAGCGGACAAATGACGGCGGGTAATCACACAACCGTTTGGGATGGCCGCAACGAGGCCGGCGAACTCGCTCCCAACGGCGTATACCTGATTCGTTTGCAAAGCGGCAATCGCACACAGAAGCGGAAGCTTCTAATGGTGAATTAACCTATCGCACTCCGGTGAAAAGCTACCCGTTAATTTTAAAATGCCTGATCATGGCTATGATCAGGCATTTTTTTATACGAAAAAATCATTGCACTTTAGAACGGAACAGCGAAGAGTGGCAAGAGCAAAATTCAGTTGATATAAGGCCAGCAGCTTTTTATCTTGTTCCGTTTACAAATTGAAACCAACACTTGCAAGGATGCGTATCAAGGTCGCGGCAGTTAAACACTTCGCGTCTTTGAGTTTTCTGTGTGCGAAGAAAGCCAGTTGATCACCATCCTGTTTACGAACAACACTTGCTGCGCGTGTTTCTTTGGTCTCGCCCTACCCCACCAGCATCTTTGAAGCCACGCACTCAGTGAATTTGTTTTCCAGTTTCTTCCCAAATGCATTATCACTCATGAAAAGAATCTTTGCCGTCACCCTCTTTTTCTGCCTGTGTGCACACATTCATGCGCGCGCTCAACGCTCGCCGCATTCCGCTTCAATGTCTGTACCTGCGCGCCCTGAAGCCGGCAGGCCCTTCATCCGCAACTACAATCCTAGAGAATTTGGCGCAGCGTTCAATTACTGGGCGATTGCACAAGATCAGCGCGGCGTCATGTATTTTGGCAATTGGAATGGCGTGCTTGAATATGATGGCGTATCCTGGCGGCTGGTTTCAACCCCCAACCGATCCGGAGTACGATCACTCGCGGTCGACGCCAACGGCCGCATCTATGTCGGTGCGGTCGGCGACCTCGGCTATCTTGCGCCCGATTCCGTCGGCGAGTTGCGATTCGTTTCCTTGCTTGATCACGTTCAGCCGGAGAACCAGGAGTTCAATGAAGTGTGGTATTCCTACGCCACCTCGCAGGGCGTTTATTTTCGCACGGATAAAATCCTGTTACGCTGGGCAAACAACCGCATGCAGGCGTGGAAGCCGCACACGGCATTTTCAGGATTATTTGTGGTGCGAGATCGCGTTTATATTCAACAATGGGGTATCGGGCTGCTCGAGTTGGTGGGAGATTCTCTGCACGTAACGCACGCGGGCGGGCGATTCGCACATGAGCGCATTTATGCGATGCTGCCGTATGTCGATGAAAAAATCCTGGTGGGCACGCGTGAGCAGGGCCTGCTTCTGTACGATGGCGTTTCCTTTCAGACTTTACAATCCGATCCATCCGCCACAAAATTCCTAAGAGAAAATCAACTCTCACATGGCGCTGTTCTGCGAGACGACACGTTTGCGTTAGCCACAATGCGCGGCGGTGTCGCGATTATTGACCAAAACGCGCGCCTTGTGAAAATTTTGGACAAGGCCGCGGGCTTGCAAGATCATGACGCGAATTTTGTTTTTGTCGATCGTGAGGGCGTGATCTGGCTGGCGCAAGGACGTGGTATCGCGCGTGTTGAAACCGATTCGCCATTGGCGATTTATGGGGAAACCTCCGGCATCAAAGATTTCGTGTCTTCCATTCTCAGGTACAAAGGCGCCTTGTATGTGGCCACCGGACTTGGTGTTTTCTATTTGCCA
Encoded here:
- a CDS encoding phytase, which codes for MAHGNHVSKKSSHLFREAKRAVVFLTALAGVMQGQPMLLAQSIPETITVNSRVSTSAVPGDADDPAIWVHPTDPAKSVIIGSDKEDEGGLYVWDISGKQLQYVPLGNPNNVDVRYGMRIGGQLVDIVVTNLRSNPKQIKVFKVNPADGTLTDVTTSGGILTPQLDDPYGICLYKRPSDGAMFVIESTQSGATENLHQYRLEDDGTGKVKGTYVRAIGNGVIVDFVEGIVADDELGYIYASDEPNAIRKFYADPDRGDNNQIVAFGAGDGITGDREGLGIYKCPGGAGYIVASSQGNSTVKIYRREGEPGDPHKHTLLTTIVTNGSSETDGLDITNMPTSANFPNGFLVKHDAPGRRFVLYAWEDIAQTYLNICPGSTPSAVGGEGASILPEAFRLEQNYPNPFRPGAELTLAGNSATTIPFRLDHTANVTLTIINLTGQIVRTLASGQMTAGNHTTVWDGRNEAGELAPNGVYLIRLQSGNRTQKRKLLMVN